One genomic region from Populus nigra chromosome 8, ddPopNigr1.1, whole genome shotgun sequence encodes:
- the LOC133700514 gene encoding COP1-interacting protein 7-like isoform X10, translating to MYCWCIMELAKYFSGGDGTGTTAGADATKKELLRAIDVRLAAVREDLATAYARASATGFNLDTVRDLQHFADRFGARRLNEACTKFMLLCLRRPDLINPWKPSVKDQVVRSSWGSDMSIDDPTEDESGSYMNRPHQNPFQNKHQQQQAGKEIQQLDKTQTQHPDQSKLTTCQQPDSSLAAQQQTFQNEKKEEENKKKEAVNESSTSQPSQPSRRLSVQDRINLFENKQKESSGEKPVAVGKSAELRRLSSDVSSASAIEKAVWKRWSGASDMSIDLGNDKKDDGNIDSPLCTPSSSFVSGTKSNVFPLSSDDDKDQKGFNDTASAANLVKLETRSVSRLKDQGELQTHGGGLLGKDEEVNLKGNLKDQVVSLSQLRSSAGRGEETGVGDQVVREDKLMGTSDREEKTGGVEAQLSFQEKSFPNTVKTVADKNQASLRTQIGNFAGRVGDVKFGNRIDDIEVRDPPLCQSRARISQTHTLSLSGQFEGGSGVKGKELPTKVTDFDLSASQIEWKLCKGEVDHARKENTEQIKEEDLEVSRMKVHKQPSSGTEQFKKLQGRRDGSRDESGSIHGINKLSFPGNKFSKSQESVVTLQVPSAGQAQRVRQSKGNQELNDELKMKANELEKLFAEHKLRVPGDQSSSVRRSKPAEVQAEQAESLQYRKPVAVEISLVEFQEKKTVLEPAGSSSDLVKFITPPRKIVDHQDHGSSPRQSFSERSFSDNSRGKFYERYMQKRDAKLREESGTKRVEKEAKLKAMQESLEQSRAEMKARFSSSVDRQNSLSSTRRRAEKLRSFNFHSSGKREQRPCKILFKPQPVESIQSEADGDLSEFPEQNYYGEDRSFSEVSDGDIASRRSQNKLFLNRYLSSPSPHATLAPVPRSVSKISNPSSGRRRVQSENPLVQSVPNFSDFRKENTKPFSGVSKAANRSQVRTYACSKSSSEEIPLVKEEKNRRSQSLRKSSADPIEFNDFPPLNSDGVVLAPLKFDQPELMPYDKFSKNVDTKPFLRQCNGIGPGSGATVATLKAMVAPESLKNEEFEESPFEAEESVNEAKEGEDEELETTEVEDCANMDNGKPRLSQDSDKIGMSGSENGDSLRSISQIDPSSVFELAASVPSTFHALGSLQDSPGESPVSWNSHMHHPFSYPHETSDIDAYVDSPIGSPASWNSHSLIQRETDAARTRKKWGSAQKPILVANSFNNQSRKDVTKGFKRLLKFGRKSRGAESLVDWISATTSEGDDDTEDGRDPADRSSEDLRKSRMGFSQGHPSDDGLYESELFNEQVQTLNSSIPAPPANLKLRDDLMSGSSIKGFRNMKLPLLVMLYSKSSYRIECEPF from the exons TGAGGCTTGTACCAAATTTATGCTACTGTGCCTGAGAAGACCAGACCTGATCAATCCATGGAAACCAAGTGTGAAGGATCAAGTGGTCCGATCCTCGTGGGGATCTGACATGTCAATTGATGACCCCACTGAAGATGAAAGTGGGTCCTACATGAACAGGCCCCACCAAAACCCATTCCAAAATAAACACCAACAGCAGCAAGCTGGAAAAGAAATACAACAGCTAGATAAGACACAAACCCAACACCCTGATCAATCCAAGCTCACCACTTGTCAACAGCCCGATTCCTCTCTGGCTGCACAGCAACAAACTTTTCAAAAcgagaaaaaggaagaagaaaataagaaaaaggaggCTGTGAATGAGTCATCAACAAGTCAACCAAGCCAGCCTTCTAGGAGACTCAGTGTTCAGGACAGAATCAACCTATTTGAGAATAAGCAGAAGGAGAGCTCAGGTGAAAAACCTGTAGCTGTGGGGAAATCTGCAGAGCTGAGGAGACTATCATCTGACGTGTCGTCAGCATCTGCAATTGAAAAGGCTGTATGGAAGAGATGGAGTGGTGCAAGTGATATGAGCATTGACTTGGGCAATGATAAGAAGGACGATGGCAATATAGACAGCCCCTTGTGTACACCCTCTTCATCCTTTGTATCTGGAACCAAAAGTAATGTGTTTCCTCTCTCATCAGACGATGATAAGGACCAGAAGGGGTTTAATGATACAGCAAGTGCAGCAAATCTAGTAAAGTTGGAAACTAGGAGTGTTTCTAGGTTGAAAGATCAGGGTGAGTTGCAAACTCATGGTGGTGGGCTTCTGGGGAAGGATGAGGAGGTGAATTTGAAGGGGAATTTGAAAGATCAAGTAGTGTCTCTGTCCCAGTTAAGGTCATCTGCAGGTAGAGGAGAGGAGACTGGGGTGGGTGATCAGGTGGTTAGGGAGGATAAGTTGATGGGTACTTCGGACAGGGAAGAGAAGACTGGTGGAGTTGAAGCTCAACTGAGTTTTCAGGAGAAGTCGTTTCCAAATACGGTGAAGACTGTTGCAGATAAAAACCAGGCTAGTCTGCGGACCCAGATTGGAAATTTTGCAGGCAGGGTTGGGGATGTGAAATTTGGGAACAGAATTGATGACATTGAAGTAAGGGATCCTCCACTATGTCAGTCAAGGGCTAGGATTTCTCAGACACATACTCTATCTCTTTCAGGACAGTTTGAAGGTGGTTCTGGAGTAAAGGGTAAGGAATTGCCAACTAAAGTGACTGACTTTGATCTGTCAGCTTCTCAGATAGAGTGGAAATTGTGTAAGGGTGAAGTTGATCATGCAAGGAAGGAGAATACTGAACAGATAAAAGAGGAAGATCTTGAAGTTTCAAGAATGAAGGTTCACAAACAACCTTCTTCTGGTACAGAACAATTTAAGAAGCTTCAGGGTAGGAGGGATGGGAGTAGGGATGAGAGTGGGTCTATTCATGGAATTAACAAGCTGAGTTTTCCTGGTAATAAGTTTTCTAAGAGTCAAGAGAGCGTTGTAACTCTGCAAGTACCATCAGCAGGTCAGGCTCAGAGGGTACGGCAGTCCAAGGGGAATCAAGAGCTGAATGATGAGCTGAAGATGAAGGCAAATGAGCTTGAAAAGCTATTTGCTGAACACAAACTTCGGGTTCCTGGTGATCAATCCAGTTCTGTTCGGAGAAGCAAGCCTGCTGAGGTGCAAGCTGAACAGGCAGAAAGTTTGCAGTACCGAAAACCAGTGGCAGTAGAGATATCTCTTGTTGAGTTTCAGGAAAAGAAGACTGTGCTTGAACCAGCTGGGAGTTCTAGTGATCTTGTAAAGTTTATCACTCCACCAAGGAAGATAGTAGATCATCAGGACCATGGCAGTTCTCCCAGGCAGAGTTTCTCTGAGCGTAGTTTTTCAGACAATTCTAGAGGAAAATTCTATGAGAGGTACATGCAGAAAAGAGATGCAAAACTGAGGGAGGAGTCGGGTACAAAAAGAGTGGAGAAGGAAGCCAAGTTGAAGGCTATGCAGGAAAGCCTTGAACAGAGTAGAGCTGAGATGAAGGCAAGATTTTCTAGCTCTGTGGACAGACAAAATTCATTGTCTAGTACTCGCCGACGTGCAGAAAAGCTCAGATCATTCAATtttcattcaagtgggaagagAGAACAG CGTCCTTGTAAGATTCTCTTTAAACCACAGCCAGTAGAGTCCATTCAGAGTGAGGCGGATGGGGATCTTTCTGAATTTCCAGAACAGAATTATTATGGAGAAGACAGGTCATTCAGTGAGGTATCTGATGGGGACATTGCTTCTAGAAGATCTCAAAACAAGCTCTTCCTAAACAGATATTTGTCTTCTCCCAGCCCTCACGCCACATTAGCACCAGTTCCACGGTCAGTGTCCAAAATTTCCAATCCAAGTTCTGGGAGGCGTAGAGTGCAATCAGAAAATCCTCTTGTACAATCTGTTCCGAACTTCTCTGATTTCAGAAAGGAGAATACAAAACCCTTTTCTGGAGTTAGCAAAGCAGCAAATCGCTCACAGGTGAGAACCTATGCCTGCAGCAAGAGTTCCAGTGAAGAGATACCTCTTGTCAAGGAAGAAAAGAATCGGCGGTCTCAGTCCTTGCGGAAAAGCTCTGCTGATCCTATTGAGTTTAATGATTTTCCCCCATTGAACTCAGATGGTGTTGTGTTAGCACCATTGAAATTTGATCAGCCTGAGCTGATGCCATATGACAAATTCTCAAAGAATGTGGACACAAAGCCTTTCCTCAGGCAGTGTAATGGAATAGGTCCTGGTTCTGGAGCCACTGTTGCTACACTGAAAGCTATGGTGGCACCTGAGTCTTTGAAAAATGAAGAATTTGAAGAATCACCCTTTGAGGCAGAAGAATCAGTCAATGAGGCAAAGGAAGGAGAAGACGAGGAGCTTGAAACAACAGAGGTTGAAGATTGTGCTAATATGGACAATGGCAAACCAAGACTAAGCCAGGATTCGGACAAGATAGGTATGTCTGGATCTGAGAATGGTGATTCTCTGAGATCTATTTCTCAAATTGATCCTTCTTCAGTTTTTGAATTGGCTGCATCCGTGCCTTCAACATTCCATGCTTTAGGGTCTCTACAGGACTCACCTGGGGAAAGCCCTGTGTCATGGAACTCGCACATGCATCATCCATTTTCATATCCACATGAGACCTCAGATATCGATGCTTATGTGGACTCTCCAATTGGGAGTCCTGCATCGTGGAATTCTCACTCCCTGATCCAAAGAGAGACGGATGCAGCTCGAACGAGGAAGAAGTGGGGAAGTGCTCAGAAACCTATTCTTGTTGCCAATTCATTCAATAATCAGTCTCGTAAGGATGTAACAAAAGGGTTCAAACGGTTGTTAAAGTTTGGAAGGAAAAGTCGTGGGGCAGAGAGTTTGGTTGACTGGATTTCTGCTACAACTTCTGAAGGAGATGATGATACAGAAGATGGGCGAGATCCTGCTGATCGGTCATCAGAAGATTTGAGGAAATCAAGAATGGGATTCTCACAGGGTCATCCTTCAGATGATGGCTTATACGAAAGTGAGTTGTTCAATGAGCAGG ttcaaactttaaatagctCCATACCAGCACCTCCAGCAAACTTAAAATTGAGGGATGATCTTATGTCCGGAAGCTCAATTAAAG GATTCAGGAACATGAAACTTCCACTCTTGGTAATGCTTTATTCAAAATCTTCATACAGAATTGAGTGCGAGCCCTTTTGA
- the LOC133700381 gene encoding uncharacterized protein LOC133700381 codes for MNRDPGRGRGRGRGRDLGRGRGQWRSPGGGEHWVPKGRSSDPSFHSTYSVGADESSSDEKPFSNRGRNSQPNSLGWFPSNPNSAGNNFCQKEPLENKLLEDSMSSTGRILHDPSAPSCSSIGSNQSDCSVASNSVNKGDSALMPAISGSGDMKSDIVSAPLEKGAKDGAMHPDFSLKLNSTVPLQNQNESHLSFQAGANDQLSQEKDPNIVVSAGDSGYSEQQAVVEPFDICLPKTGTILKLKPSLLVKNREKRNDVRRAADGVNGQILRSGMVLLKNYLSLHDQIKIIKLCRDIGLGPGGFYQPVYRDGGRMHLKMMSLGRSWDPDTGKYLEHRPVDGAKAPIFPSDFHPLVERAIKDSHALIEINCKSTAAEDILPSLSPNICVVNFYSESGRLGLHQDKDESPESLRTGLPVVSFSIGDIGEFLYGDQRDVEKAGKVKLESGDVLIFGGMSRHIFHGVSSVQPKTAPAALLDETNLRPGRLNLTFREY; via the exons ATGAATCGTGATCCTGGTCGAGGTCGCGGTCGAGGACGAGGACGAGATCTAGGTCGAGGTCGAGGTCAATGGCGCAGTCCCGGAGGAGGCGAGCATTGGGTTCCCAAGGGGAGATCTTCGGATCCTTCTTTCCACAGTACCTACTCT GTTGGAGCAGATGAGTCTTCTTCTGATGAGAAACCTTTTAGCAACAGAGGAAGAAACTCGCAGCCGAATTCACTAGGGTGGTTTCCAAGTAATCCCAACAGTGCGGGTAACAATTTTTGCCAGAAGGAACCATTAGAAAATAAGTTATTAGAAGATAGCATGTCCAGTACGGGAAGGATCCTGCACGACCCAAGTGCTCCCAGTTGCAGCAGTATTGGGTCAAATCAGTCAGATTGTTCTGTGGCTTCAAATTCAGTTAACAAGGGCGATTCTGCATTGATGCCAGCTATTTCAGGTTCTGGGGATATGAAGTCTGATATTGTTAGCGCTCCCTTGGAAAAGGGAGCGAAGGATGGTGCAATGCACCCTGATTTCTCTCTCAAATTGAATAGTACTGTCCCATTGCAAAATCAGAATGAGTCTCACCTGTCATTTCAAGCTGGTGCTAATGACCAGCTTTCACAAGAAAAGGATCCCAATATTGTGGTATCTGCTGGGGATTCAGGGTATTCAGAGCAACAGGCAGTGGTTGAGCCTTTTGATATTTGCCTGCCCAAGACTGGAACTATTCTTAAGCTAAAACCTTCTTTGCTTGTGAAGAATAGAGAAAAGAGGAATGATGTCAGGCGAGCTGCAGATGGGGTGAATGGACAGATACTAAGATCTGGGATGGTTTTACTAAAGAATTACTTATCCCTGCATGATCAG ataaaaataataaagctatGCCGAGATATTGGTCTGGGTCCTGGAGGTTTCTACCAACCAGTTTACCGTGATGGTGGAagaatgcatttgaaaatgatGTCCCTTGGTAGAAGTTGGGACCCTGATACAGGTAAGTATTTAGAACATCGGCCAGTTGATGGTGCTAAGGCACCCATTTTTCCTAGTGACTTCCATCCGCTGGTTGAGAGAGCAATCAAAGATTCCCATGCTCTTATAGAAATAAATTGTAAATCTACAGCTGCTGAAGACATTCTACCATCATTGTCACCTAACATCTGTGTCGTAAACTTTTACTCAGAAAGTGGGCGGCTTGGTCTTCATCAG GATAAAGATGAAAGTCCAGAGAGTCTGCGCACAGGATTACCTGTGGTTTCCTTTTCCATAGGAGATATAGGAGAATTCCTATATGGTGATCAGAGGGATGTTGAGAAGGCAGGAAAGGTTAAGTTGGAATCCGGGGATGTACTGATCTTTGGCGGGATGTCTCGACATATTTTTCATGGTGTAAGTTCTGTTCAACCAAAGACTGCCCCGGCGGCCCTGCTTGATGAAACAAATCTCCGTCCAGGTCGTCTAAATCTCACTTTCCGTGAGTATTGA
- the LOC133700934 gene encoding uncharacterized protein LOC133700934 yields MASLTPGVLLKLLRSINSNVRVRGEYRSVLLQVISIVPALSGSELWPNQGFFIKVSDSSHSTYVSLSKEDNELILNNKLQLGQFFYVDRVEAGTPVPTLSGVRPVAGRNPFIGNPKDLMQMLVPSEGPVPVNDGVNSSKPRELSEVKGENARQKIVIKEEKAGVASRYMQGVLTGSLKVGEVDSSGIRKSNESDNSGPGKKVGLMNGKQQENKGQARPATPYQNQPDALSSKPEVAVSSNKEFPASSKRTSAKRLSNKQNDTNFNSLSSNNNKIPFPEATAWISLPSNLMKPGKGMLRRRYLATLVAAEAQKEASTAASLIKCLNMFAELCASASSENPHLTLTKFFTLQQLIDQPNVTAPLKDKSLQSFTHFSSPETQKTSKKTSLSKAKATLKSPKPSMELSATEKQEWAKGDGKQEIKELQQTLLNETRAWFLRFLEGALDAGFHVAAQEKKGKDFATQRMEPENNHIAVALSQLKHANEWLDILRSKLSSEDNNELVETVDRLKQKIYACLLAHVDSAASALENRSNRG; encoded by the exons ATGGCATCTCTTACACCAGGAGTGCTGCTTAAGCTTCTTCGGAGTATAAACTCGAATGTACGGGTTCGAGGAGAATATCGATCTGTTCTCCTGCAAGTTATCAGCATCGTTCCAGCCCTGTCAGGCTCAGAACTATGGCCTAATCAAGGCTTCTTCATAAAAGTATCCGATTCCTCACATTCTACCTATGTCTCATTGTCGAAGGAAGACAATGAGCTAATTTTGAATAACAAGTTACAACTTGGGCAGTTTTTCTATGTTGATAGAGTGGAAGCTGGGACCCCAGTTCCGACTTTAAGTGGTGTTAGGCCAGTGGCAGGGAGAAATCCTTTCATTGGGAATCCGAAAGATCTGATGCAAATGTTGGTTCCATCTGAGGGTCCAGTGCCAGTTAATGACGGAGTTAATAGTTCAAAACCGAGGGAGTTATCAGAAGTGAAAGGGGAGAATGCAAGGCAGAAAATTGTTATCAAAGAGGAAAAGGCTGGAGTTGCATCTAGGTATATGCAGGGTGTTTTGACAGGAAGTCTTAAAGTTGGTGAAGTGGATTCAAGTGGAATTAGGAAGAGCAATGAGAGTGATAATAGTGGACCAGGTAAGAAGGTTGGATTAATGAATGGCAAGCAGCAAGAAAATAAAGGTCAG GCACGCCCAGCCACTCCTTACCAAAATCAACCTGATGCGCTTTCATCAAAGCCAGAGGTCGCCGTATCCAGCAACAAAGAATTTCCAGCGTCTTCCAAGAGAACTTCTGCAAAACGGTTATCAAATAAACAAAACGATACAAACTTCAATTCTTTGTCaagtaataacaataaaatcccTTTTCCTGAAGCAACAGCATGGATCTCTTTGCCTTCAAACCTCATGAAGCCTGGAAAG GGAATGCTTCGAAGGAGATATTTAGCTACCTTGGTTGCAGCTGAGGCTCAAAAGGAGGCATCCACTGCTGCATCTCTAATCAAGTGCCTCAA TATGTTTGCTGAGCTCTGCGCCTCTGCCTCATCAGAGAACCCCCACCTCACTCTCACCAAGTTCTTTACACTCCAACAACTCATCGACCAACCAAATGTAACAGCTCCATTGAAGGATAAGTCGCTTCAGTCATTTACTCACTTTTCTTCTCCAGAGACccaaaaaacaagcaaaaagacTAGTCTAAGTAAGGCCAAAGCTACATTGAAGTCTCCAAAGCCTTCAATGGAGTTAAGTGCAACTGAGAAGCAGGAGTGGGCTAAAGGAGACGGTAAACAAGAGATCAAAGAACTCCAACAGACTCTTTTGAATGAAACAAGGGCTTGGTTTTTGAGATTCTTGGAGGGAGCATTGGATGCTGGGTTTCATGTTGCAGCCCAGGAGAAGAAAGGTAAGGACTTCGCCACACAACGAATGGAACCGGAGAACAACCATATTGCTGTTGCATTGTCACAGCTTAAGCATGCTAATGAGTGGTTAGATATACTAAGAAGCAAATTGAGCTCTGAAGACAATAATGAATTAGTTGAGACTGTTGATCGGTTGAAGCAAAAGATTTATGCTTGTCTGCTTGCTCATGTGGATTCAGCTGCATCAGCTCTAGAGAATCGATCTAATCGTGGTTGA